The genomic interval ATATGCGAAGAAGGACGACATCTTCACGATCACCACCAATCCCCCCAGAGCATTGGCTGTGGGAATGACCATGAAGGATGGTATCAAATTCCTCAAGGAAGCAGGCATAAAGGCCGAGAAGGAAGGGGATACTTCGGACGATGCAATCATCGTCGAGCAGACCCCCGAACAGACCGTCACTGCCCTCAAAGAGGGAAAGGTAACTGTTAAGGGAGTCCCTAAGGACAAAGTCTTCAAGATCACGCTGCAGCAGCAGGAAGATCCCAGAAGCGTGCACTATTTCAGAAAGATCACCGGACTCAGCCACAAACCTGTAGGTTCCATGACCGTCCAGTTCACATTCGAAGGACTTCCGATGGTCACGTTCTACGGGGACGAGATGAGAGGCAAGGACATCGTCCCCCACGATGTGCAGTTTAAGAAATGCAAGCGCGGGGATATCGGTATCACAAACCAGGCCAGACCTCATCACGGTCTCATGGGAATAAGGCTGCAGGACAGCAAGGAGTACGGACCTACGGGTGAAGAGCCGTACGGAACGAACATCATTGGCAAATTCGACGACGATCTGGACAGATTGATGAAGGATCTGAACGACGATGATGTCGTCTACATAAGGGAGGTTGAATTATGAGCGAAGAAAGGGAGACCAGGCTCTACATGATCTCACCCAGGTCTATGCTCACTCCGGACCAGCTCGTCCGTATGGTGCATTCCTTCGGTGACAAGGCATTGGTCAAGGAGACATGCTACGGATGCCTCGTCGAGGCACCCAGGAAAGAGAACCTCCAGATATTGGCAAAGGTCAGGGAGACCTATCCCAACGAGGTCTTCTCGAAGATTAGGGCTTACAGGTGCAGTGACCCACGCCGCTGCCGCGCCCAGCACGGTACAAGGCCTGGATACGCACAGCTCGAGGAAGAGTGGGCACTGCTGTCAAAGATCCAATACGGATTGGAGCAGGTCGACAAAGGGGCCAAATATAAACCCGAAAAGAACAAGAAACGTCTTGATGTAAACGCTTTCAAGAAGATATGCGAGGTGCACTGATGAAGATCTTCATAGATCCCCCAAACAGCCTGGTCCTTTTCGATCTGGTCGAGAGGTTTGGGCACGAACCGCTCAGTACGATGGCGGCAATTCAGGAAAGAGTTGACAATCTGGAGGTTGACATGCCGCCCATGAACGTCACACTCGACGATGTGGTAAAGGGACTCAAGTACGCAGGTATCGAGGTTCCTTCAGGAGTAAGGGGCAGACTTGCACTCTGGGGTCCTCTCATAGAGGCGGCCGATGCAGCCATCATCATGGAGGATTGTCCATACAGTTTCGGATGTGTAGGTTGCGAGCGTTCCAACCTCATGGTGAAGTACCTGATCCACAGGCGCGGTATCCCCACCCTCTCGGTGAAGTATCCTGAGACGGATGAGGAGGCAGTGAACTTCGTAGCTCAGGCCAAAGAATGGATGGAGGGGTTGAAATGACAATCAAGATTGCACAGCTATCCTGCGGTACGGAGTACAGCAGTGTCCAGTATGAGATCGAGAAGGCGGCAAGATCGGTCGGTGCGACCATCGTCTATCCCGACGTATCCTCTGCAGACATCGATAAGGCTGTCGCGGACTTCGGATTCAAGCCCCGTTCCCCACAGCTCAAGCTCATGATCGCTAGGGCAGAAGCACTGGCCTCCGGAAGATACGAGGCGGATGCGGTGTTCATCACAACCTGTTTCAGGTGTGC from Thermoplasmata archaeon carries:
- a CDS encoding methanogenesis marker 5 protein: MKIFIDPPNSLVLFDLVERFGHEPLSTMAAIQERVDNLEVDMPPMNVTLDDVVKGLKYAGIEVPSGVRGRLALWGPLIEAADAAIIMEDCPYSFGCVGCERSNLMVKYLIHRRGIPTLSVKYPETDEEAVNFVAQAKEWMEGLK
- a CDS encoding DUF2102 domain-containing protein, with amino-acid sequence MSEERETRLYMISPRSMLTPDQLVRMVHSFGDKALVKETCYGCLVEAPRKENLQILAKVRETYPNEVFSKIRAYRCSDPRRCRAQHGTRPGYAQLEEEWALLSKIQYGLEQVDKGAKYKPEKNKKRLDVNAFKKICEVH